The sequence AACTACCGACAGCAATCGAACTGACCAAAGTAAACAAAATCATTCCGGCTAATGGTGAAATGCCAACGAGGATTCCAAATGAAGCCCCAGCAAAACCAATTTCTGACAAGGTATGCGACAGAAATGACATATTTCTTGATACGACGAAGACCCCAACTAATCCAGCCGTTATAGCGATAAAAGTGCTGGCAATAAAGGCTTCACGCATAAATTCATATTCAAACATTTTAACTCCCCATCTCGAACATATCTTCAGAAACGTCGCTGACCTTAACTTCTTTAAGAGTCTTGTCTTCAAAGAATAACGCTCTAGTTGTATATTTCTTCGTCAATTCATAATCATGAGTGATAAAGATTACCGTTAGGTTATATTTTTGATTTAATTCAGCAACTAAATCCATCAATTGCATCTTCACTTCAACGTCTAGACTGGCTGTTGATTCATCCAAAATCAAAATTTTTGGATCATTCAATAAAGCTTGTGCCAAATAGGCTTTTTGTTTTTCACCACCAGAAGCTAATCCTAATGGACGATCTTTTAAATGAGTCAACTTGGTCTTGGTCAAAATTGTTTTGATCAATTCATTATCAGCTTTACGTTGTTTGGGACTGAGTGTAAATTTCAAATTTAAACGGACGAACTGCTCAATATTTAAAGGATAATCCAAATCGATATTTCTGAATTGAGGCACATAACCGATATGTTTGTGGTTAATTTTCAATTCGCCACTAGTCTTCTTCTCAAGTCCCATCATGATTCTAACTAACGTCGTTTTACCCGAACCGTTAGGACCAATCAAACTGATGAAATCTCCATCGTTAATGGTAAAATCAACATCTTTAAAAACTAGTTGCTTGCCAAAACGTTTAGTTAAATTCTTTGCTTCAATCACAGTTATTCCTTCACTATCCTTTCGATTTGAGATAGATTGCCATTCATCCACTCATAATATCCTAAATCACTCGGTAAAGTTTCGGTGAAATAAATAATTGGAACTTTATTTTTTTTAGCTAAATTAGTCATTTTAGTGATAATACCACTAGTAACTTGTTTGTTAACAACTAAAAAACTCACTTTATGATGTCTCAAACCGTCTTCCATATTCTTGATATCCTCAATTGATGGGTCGGTATCTTCTTCGACTGCTTTAGCAAAGTGAGGATTAGCAATACTTATTCCTAAATCCTTCAACAAATAATATGGCAATGGTTCAGTCACATAGGCCTTCTTACCAGCGGTTTGTTGTTTTAACTTGGCCTCTCTTTTGACTAAGCCATCTAATTTTAATTTATATTTCTTAAAGTTAGCTTGATAGTAAGCTTTATTTTTCGGATCGACCTGACTCATATGTTGAGCCACTGCTTGACTGAGTTTTTGCACATTTTTAACTCCGAACCAGACGTGTTCATTGTCACCATCTTGCTTATGCAAAACATCTCGAGAAAAATCAATCAGGTTTTTATCCTGACTATTAGCCGTGACGATTTTTTCGACCCAATCATCATAGCCTAATCCACTGGCAACGATTAACCGTGAATCAGCGACTTGCTTAGCATCATTGCTAGATGGCGAAAAACTATGTGGATCAACGTTGACCGACTTAATAATCGATTCCACATGATATTTATCCCCGACGACACTCTTCAATGGTTCCGTGTATGTATTGACAGTTGTCGTAATAATTTTTTTATCAGATGTAGTTTTATGACCACACCCACCTACAAATATTAGTAGCGAAAACAAAACTAATAATAGTACATTTCTTTTTCGCATTCATTTTCCCCTATAATTCTTTTTTAAGTTGAATTACCGTTAAGATTCCGTCCTCCATAGCAAAGAAAATTTGGCTGGAACGTAGTGGGCACGATTTTGAGCTTTTGCATAAACCAAGTGCGCAAAATCTCAAAACTCGGCCTTATTCTAAGCAACAAGTTGCTAAGAATAATTTCACTACTGAGCCAATTTTCTTTGCTATTCCGGACTAGATAGTGGTTCTATTTTTTTATCACTGAAGTAACAAATAAAAGACGTTATCTAGTCGGTAGTGGCAGCTTTGTGGATGCTCAGTACTGAAATTTCACTTAACGATTTATCGCTTAGTGAAAGGCCAAGCTTTAAGACAGTTCCCGATTTTGGAATTGGCTTAAAGTTGTGCCCAGTACGTTCCAGCGTCCACAAAGCAGAACGGACGACGGCATCCCTCTATCCAACAATTATCCCACTAAAATAGAGGCCCGAACAAAACATAAGTTTTGAACCGACCTCTTAAGAATATAACTAATTATTATTCTAAAGGCAAGTTAGTGCGATTACCAGATTTGGAAGTATTGGCCGTTAGTTGGAACTAAATAACTGCCTGCTGGTGAATCGGAATTCTTGCTATAAATATTAATTTGATAACCTGTAACATCATCCCAAGTGACTTTGCCATTAGCAACGTATTGAGTCGTTGATTTGTCGTAAGTCGAACTTAACTTATCAGCCAAAAATTCAACCGCTTCTTGTGCAGTTGTTAAATTAACCGATTGTTGAGTTTGATCTTGGGTTTGTTGACTGTCAGTTTGATTTTGAGTCTGGTCAGTCGTTGTTTGATTAGTCGTCTGATCCTGCTGATTTTGGTTGCTTTGTGTTTGATTGGAATCAGACCCATTACTAGTATCTTCTTTTTCTGGTGAACTTGTCTCATCAGTTGCTTTTGTTGATTTCGTAGTTTTATTTGATTTAGTCGATTTTTGGGGAGTATTGCTTGGTGTTTGTTCAGTCTTATCGCCTTTATTGCTCTTCAAGTCAGTTGATTGTTGACTAGTACAGCCGGCTAATAAAAGACCAGATAAAGCCAATGTTACGATAGATAATCTCTTAAACATAAAAATACCTCCTTATACATTTGCCATTATAGCGAACGTATAAAAAGGTAAGCAATGTTTCTCGTGAAACATTAATAAATCTTATCAAAATCGATTTTTTCACCACGACGGATTTTTTCGCCGAATTCAATTGATTTATCAACGATAACTTCTTGACTATCAATAACTTGATAAGGATGATCAGGCGCCTTTTCTTGGGCCAAAGATAATTCAGTACAACCCAATACAATTACATCACAATCAAATTTATCATGCATAGTCTGTAAGATATGATGAAATTTAGGTGCGTTGACCGCTCCTTTAACTTTAATATCATCGTAAATCAAACTTTCAACTTCATCTTGCACTGACTGGTCACCAAGACTGTATTCGTAACCAGCATCTTTAATTTCATTTTCGTAAACATGATCGGCAATCGTACCTTTAGTAGCAATCAAGCCAACTTTTTTAGCTTTAGGGTATTTTTTTTCAATCATGCTGATAGCCATATGTGGCATATGAATAATTGGAATATCAGTAACAGCTTGCAATTCTTTATAGTAATAATGAGCAGTATTACAAATAATTACCATGAATTCCGGCTTCAACAAACTTTGTTGCTTAATGTCCTCAGCTAATGGAGGCAAAAAGCTAGGTTTACTGTGATCAAGGATATGTGCTGTCCGATCAGGA comes from Companilactobacillus pabuli and encodes:
- a CDS encoding metal ABC transporter ATP-binding protein; the protein is MIEAKNLTKRFGKQLVFKDVDFTINDGDFISLIGPNGSGKTTLVRIMMGLEKKTSGELKINHKHIGYVPQFRNIDLDYPLNIEQFVRLNLKFTLSPKQRKADNELIKTILTKTKLTHLKDRPLGLASGGEKQKAYLAQALLNDPKILILDESTASLDVEVKMQLMDLVAELNQKYNLTVIFITHDYELTKKYTTRALFFEDKTLKEVKVSDVSEDMFEMGS
- a CDS encoding metal ABC transporter solute-binding protein, Zn/Mn family, producing MRKRNVLLLVLFSLLIFVGGCGHKTTSDKKIITTTVNTYTEPLKSVVGDKYHVESIIKSVNVDPHSFSPSSNDAKQVADSRLIVASGLGYDDWVEKIVTANSQDKNLIDFSRDVLHKQDGDNEHVWFGVKNVQKLSQAVAQHMSQVDPKNKAYYQANFKKYKLKLDGLVKREAKLKQQTAGKKAYVTEPLPYYLLKDLGISIANPHFAKAVEEDTDPSIEDIKNMEDGLRHHKVSFLVVNKQVTSGIITKMTNLAKKNKVPIIYFTETLPSDLGYYEWMNGNLSQIERIVKE
- a CDS encoding aspartate/glutamate racemase family protein is translated as MKKFFTVIGGMGSLATESYVHLLNEKTPTKKDQDYLDYILVNHSTVPDRTAHILDHSKPSFLPPLAEDIKQQSLLKPEFMVIICNTAHYYYKELQAVTDIPIIHMPHMAISMIEKKYPKAKKVGLIATKGTIADHVYENEIKDAGYEYSLGDQSVQDEVESLIYDDIKVKGAVNAPKFHHILQTMHDKFDCDVIVLGCTELSLAQEKAPDHPYQVIDSQEVIVDKSIEFGEKIRRGEKIDFDKIY